aatgtctcctccgatacatgtggagtcaccagccactccttttcacctgacagtgaggcgttttgctaggggacgtagcgcatagcaggatcacgctattctccccgtgccccctcccccctgaacaggcgccccgactgaccagaggagacgctagtggagcgaccaggacacatatccacatccggcttcccacccgcagacacggccaattgcgtctgcagggatggatgcccaaccaagccggaggtaacatggccattccccgtgttggtaggcaacggaatagaccgccatgccacccgggtgCCCCAGTTTAAAATATCTTAGTGCAACTCCAGTTTAAATGGAAATTTAAGTTATTAACAAGACACACGCCGGAGCAAGAACCACAAATGAcagagatggggggaaaaaaacccctcaGGGTCACTCAACCTCACACCAGTAAAGGTTCTTCACTATGCTGTCAGATTATATGAGTTTTCGTTCAAAGGAGAGAGGCCTGTTAGCGCCATGATATAAACAAGTTGATGACAACATGGTTTGAAAACAGACAAAAATCATTTGTCACACAATGAACAGCTGAAAACAACATGTGTGTTCTTATAAAATAAAGCATAGGTCTAAACATCAAGCACAGCAAAGTGGTAAATGATCATAGTAGTGATGGACCTTAAGGAACACACGATGGGCCTATATGATTTATTTCCCCTGATAGAAAAGGCCTACAGTaactgtgaggaggaggaggacactaTAGTCACGTGATAATAAAgatttcaagacaaaacaaaaaagttcCTATCATTTGCTTTCATATACATTGTTTTACATCAAAACACCTGAAAAGGAACCCATTTATATGTGTTTACATTAAGCACCCCCTTATATAAATGAGTAggttcagaaaaagaaaaaaaaacccgtcTTCGGTAATTATTAAATCATACATTACAGTGGATTATACTAATCATCAAAAAGTCCATCATCACTTGTTTTTTGTGGCGGCGTGCCCTCACACGGCTGTTACCTGCACGTCATAATGCACCACACGGACATGTGCTCTGCAGAGTTACATTATGAGAAACTTCATGCTTTACCCCCAATACAGTATCACAGTAATCTTTTCAGCACTAAATGTGTTCTCACTGACACCAGCAATCCTGTTTTATCTGGGGTATTCAAGTATTCCACAAGTGAGTAAAGGCGAAGAGTGCGGCGCTCTTAGCTCATACTGCAAATGTGATACCTAAATATGATGGCCTAATATCAGCAGGTACTATATCAGACTACATAAATACTGTAGCAGATTTACTGAGGATATCTGCTGTCTGTGTTAATGCCATTGCTATCATGGTATGTAGATGATTCCTTTTAGATGGTTGTGTATAGACTATCGAGATGAGGACATGAAGATGCAGAGAAATAGCTTGCGCCAAATATGGCCTCAACTGTCTTGTAGCGTAGTATCTGAAATACTTTGTGTGTGGAAAACAGAGTAACTTTCTACACAAAACCAACAACGTAGAGTATGTGGGCTTGCATATCTCCCAAGAGATGAGATATGCAACATTTTCCAATACAGTTCTCAACACAGGGGCCCCAAAAGGCTGAAAAAATATCTTCTTGGCTGTCAAACTCAGACCGTTGAACTCAAACATATTGTTGTCGGCGTTGAAacgccttttttccccctccacacAAAAATTCAGGGCTCGTCCTTCAGCTCCATTTCAACATCAAGCATTAAAAGAAGTCTCTTTCAGCCCCAGATGAACAGTTTCCTTGTCCAACCTGGCTGCTAATAAGAGTGGTCTTAAGATATCTCTTTGTCATACTGCCACATTGTCCTCAGCTGGAAAaagaaacaagacaaaacaaaacaaaaatctgcACTGATCTCTGGTTGCAATCTCCATCATGGATAGAGCTATTGTGGCTTCTCCATAGCGAATGGAGTCACGTGTAGAGAGAGACGTGCTTGTGTTGAGTGGCAAAATCACTCAAATCATTTGACAGGAAATGTCTGCCAATATATCAGCATATGAAGGCTGTGATGTATCCTCCCAAGTATGCAAAGTGGACTTACGTCACTTCGTCACCCTAATTCACAGCCTGGCCATGTGTAtgtctgcatgtgcatgtgcatgtgcgtgcgtgtgtgatttCTCAGTGTATGTAAATTTCAGCCTTGATGTGCTGGTGTGGTTGGATTATGTATTGTGCAGGACTGTGTCTATGTAGTGTGTGTATGCAGTATATAAAGGGCCCAGGCTACAAGCATGTGTGGGAAGGCACAGTTCTGTGccatttcatgtgtgtgtttgcatgcatgtgtgtgggtgggtttgtgtctgtgtatgcCTGCACGTGTGTGACTCAGAAAATAGATAGAGCTACGACCTAGTCTTGAAATATGAGCTTTTGTGAGCATGCTTATGCGCTCCTTTATCAATACAACTTAAGACTAAATGCATGGGCATGTTTTATTTCACTGTGTacacgtgtctctctctctgtcgctctctctatttctccctctctgtctctctttctctcagatgGAGACAGGGCAGATGATAACCTTGTCCTCCAGCATGACGCTGACGATCAGGAAGACAAAGTAGAGCAGAAACATAAGGAGACCCAGGAACTTGCTCATTTTCCACTTGCACATTGCGATGGAGATGAtgacgaagaggagcatgaggAAGAGGAGCACAATGGCGCAGAACAGGCCGTTGCTGCTCACCTTCACCGCCTGGAAGTCATTGAGGATGTTAAAGATGAGCCATGGGAATGGCAGACTGGAGAGGGAAGAGAAGGGAGACGAGACATGGAGAGAAAAAACGAGGGAAAATGCATTAGAGAGAAAAGAAGGATAATGAGAACAAACTCGAATAGAGGATTACAGGAAAATCATCATCAAGTTCCTTTAATATTGCAAACAGTGCTAGTGTttaggcgtctgggtggtgtagctgtctattctgttgcctaccaacacggggatcgccagttcgaatccccgtgttacctctagcttggtcgggcgtccctacagacacaattggccgtgtctgcgggtgggaagccagatgtgggtgtgtgtcctggttttctgcactagcgcctcctctggtgaggaggaactggggggaatagcatgatcctcccacgcactatgtccccctggcgaaagtcgtcactgtcaggtgaaaagaagcggatggcgactccacatgtatcagaggaggcatgtggtagtctgcagccctcccaggatcggcagagggggtggagcagcgaccaggacggctcagaagaatggggtaattggccggatacaattagggagaaaaagaaatccaaaaaaaaaacaaaaaacaaaaaccagtgCTAGTGTTTGCAATAGTAAAAGACATTAGCCAGCTCACCACAGCGAACACTGTTAGGGAAAATCAAAATCTTTTTGGAACATTTGACACGGCTTACATAAAAGCTCAATGGGTCAGAATCAAaaagagaggagaaaacattAAAAAAGTGTTCATTacttacatttacattacagtcatttagccgatgcttttatccaaagcgacttacaataagtgcatttaacgtaggaaatcaggagaactactagtcatcagaggtcataagtgcatctaaacaagcatctaagagtaaaaccagtgctaaagcaaaagtgcaagaaagagattttttttttaatgagtgaatacaataagtgctaagaacaagtaacagggtagtagttcttgaagaggtgagttttcaacctgcgccgaaagacgggcagcgactccgctgtcctgacttcagtggggagttcatttcaccactgtgggaccaggacagaaaagagtcgtgatcgggttgatcggcagcaggggcctctgagcgacggggcaaccaggcgtcccgaggcagcagagtgaagtggtcaggcgggggtgtagggcttgaccatggcctggagataggaaggagctgttcctttcactgccctgtaggctagcaccagagtcttaaactggatgcgagcagctactgggagccagtgtagggacatgaggaggggagttgtgtgggagaacttagggcggttgaacaccagacgagctgcagctttccgaacaagctccagaggtctgatggccgatgaaGTTAACACACCATTAATAGTGTATTGACTTTAAAATTAGCAACATGTCTATAGCAGTGATCTTTGGTAATAGGTGAAACTGGCAGAGAAGACAacacacaaaagacacaaaatACATTGCTAGCATGCACTTGAAAGAAATACAATAAATACCAGAAGTCTTCAGTTGTAACCCGAATTGGGAATTTCCCAGGTAAAGACTGAGTCAAAATTTCACTTGTATGACATAAGTCTGTATACGGTGTATTTGCAACTCAACAATAGTTTGCATATTGATACAATATTGTAAAAATTACAGGAGCCTTATTAGGCATCAGCCTGCTTTGCTAGCAGATCAGCAGGTTTGCACATAAAAGGAGTTTGACTTAAATAAAACCACAACATAAAAACACAGGAAGGGCAAAAGTACAGGGCATCCAAACATTTGAAAATCTAAGAATATGGAAAGTTATCAAGAATAAAGTTTCTAAGAATATCTAAGTACCCTGGGGTATCTAACAATACTGTTGAAATTAGCAAGGGATTAAACAAATTTAAGCTCCATTAGCTTTCTTCTGCGGGGATAAGCACAAACCTTTTTAAACTCTGACCTTGTGTGCCTTCTCCtgatctctcttgctctgtcctcTCTTATCCCAAATCCTCTAATGTCCTCCCCTCGCACTTTACCAGCACCATGTATAGAAAGAGCCTGGCCAACCGGCTACACGGgcaccatattgcctaccaactggtggGCAGCCCTACGTGCGCGCTATTCAAAATCGCTCTATGTCACGATCTCTCAAGCTCCACTTTCAAAGAAACAAGGGAAAACAGAGATGGCATGCCGGGTGAGGTTCTCAGGCACGGTGGGCGTGGCTATGGTGTGGTAGGCATGACAAATGCAGCGGCGGACATGATGAAAAGGACGCGTCAAGCAGGTACATTTCGAGTGTTGTGAGTGAAGTTGAAGTCAGCGTGAGCGAATTGGACGGTACTGGTGATATACTAGATATACCTATAACATGAGCGGATCCAGGGGGCCCACCCGGGCTgtgaatttttttcccccaaacgaCATAACGGAGAAGACATTAGCCTTGAGCCTTCTGATTGGTTCTGACCAGGATGTAGGTCGGTATACGTCATCAGCAGGAGAGCAAGGATGGCAATACCTTACATTTGCTCACGTGTATTTGTTTACACTTTGCTTTCGCTGGACTACTGTTGATACTGTATAGAGATCGATATTCCGAAAGTTTGGGTTCGGGCTTGTTTTGTGGTCTTCCTAAGGTTGTGTATTTCTTTATCACAATAAAAGGTCTCTAAATTTAAGGCAAAGTTCATGATTTTTGACATTTCTTACAGGTAAGGCACAAGTCATCCACAATTAGCAGTTAGCCAGCAGTAAGTGTACATTTGAGTGAATAATAGGTGTGATGCACAGATATAGAAGAGGAAACAATGGGTGTGATGCACAGATATAGAAAGTTTGACACCTGGAGTGTGTTATTTCTAAAAATAAAAGGTGTATTACATTTAATGTTACAAGTTGGCTTCATGGATAATGTGATTGCTGGACACCTGCTGAACTCCCGCAAGGTTGTCCAAAACAGCCCAGATTCCTCCTCAAAAATTTagaccagcccagcctgcgaatcgtcacggtccaaactgcccttctttgtgcatcctgtggaaatcgatgcatcatatggccttgtcccggccgaacggaacagccccaagccgcacaacacaccatttctccttcaactgctacaaatcggcgagaaatgggctGAAAATGCAGGAAAAATCATTCAAACATtatgatgacagagccagacgttggtaggcaacatggtgcCCGTCAAGCACATggcaggctctcagccaatcacagcacgtgTTGCAAAGGtcaaggatggccagactctctatACACAGCGCTGTACTTTACTGctcccccttcctctcctctcctctcccctgccATTTCCACGACTCCATGTTACAATGTAAAGCTGAACATTTCAAAACAGCTGTCATGTTTCAGTTGTATATCAAACCATTACCACAAGCCGTATATATATTGCAGTCAACATTAATGTATGAGCCTTTTGGTGCTATTGTTTTAACACTGTTTCACCCTTAATTTCTGTTCCAAGTCAAAAAGACCGGTGTTAAATAACAACTACTAACCAAAGATATTGCAAATATTATCAATCACTGAGCTGAAAGTGATATATACTGGGTAGTTTAAAATACATCTTacaattttttttctgcaaaatttTACAATTTTGCAATGAAATCCAAAGTTGGTCTGGTAAATGTGACTGTCGAAAAGTGGCCTTCGTCCATTGCTAATtattatccccccaccccccacccgtttttctccccagctgcacccggccaattaccccactcttccaagccatcccagtcgctgctccaccccctctgccgatccggggagggctgcagactaccacatgcctcctcagatacatgtggagttgccggccacttcttttcacctgacagaggagtttcaccaggggaacgtagcgcatgggaggatcacgctatttcccccagtttcccctcctccctaaacaggcaccccaaccgaccagaggaggtgctagtgcagcgaccaaataaagtgttcctgattcctgacaaggtcacacacccatatccagctttccacccacagacatggccaattgtgtctgtagggacgcccgaccaagctggaggtaacacggggattcaaactggcaatctccattttggtaagcaacggaatacaccgctacactacccagacacctaaTTATTGAGCAGAACATGAGGAGTTAACACTGGGGCTAGTTAAGGCCCTTTAAAGGTTAATGATTTATCAACATTAAATCCAAATGATTCTTCAGAAAGTTCCACAACAAGATGAATTCAGTCATTCATGTGCTGCATATCCAAATACTTAGCTAGGGAGGTTGTGGTCAGACGGACTCACCCTACTGTAATATCGAAGATGTTGGAGCCCACAGAACTGGACACAGCCATGTCGCCAAGCCCTTTCCTCGCAACAATCACACTGGTGATTAAGTCAGGAATTGAAGTGCCTGCTGCTAATATGGTCAGACCCATGATTTCCTCTGTGATCCAGAAGGTCTCACCAACCTGAAAAGGCCAAGAAAAAGTAGCTTAGTGCTGCAAGATTTAGTTTTGCAAACATCATTTTGAATAGTGAAAATGTCCTGCCTCCCTTGGTTTATGTTGAAACGTCCAATAAACTTTCAGGATGAGTACAGCTGTCACATCTGACAGGTAAACCTGTGCATCATAATGTAAGTCTGTTTTAATGTGCATTACATTAATACAGATTTACATCAAACACCTATCTTTGACACTGTGAGAATCAGTTCAAAGTCAATGGAAAGAAGCAATATCATGCCACAAGTCATTGTTCTGTACCAAATGAGGGAAATGGTTGTTTGTAAAGCACGGCTACTAGAATGTCAGTTCCACTCCAGGTGAGTGTGAACTGTTAAAAAATGGAAGATAAATTAATTTTTGCTGTGTGCTCCTTCCCCAGACTGTACAACCTAGTATTCATTTCCTGCCATACATTATGTTTGCATTGAaagtacaagaactacaagaatagATTAATACAAAGGGCTCTATTCTCGTGCGGCGCAGGGCCGGCAGAGACACAAATGCAAGCTAACTGGCAATTTCCCAGAGCACAAAGTTAATTTTTCCTGCCTGCACCTTTTTTGTAATTTCGGGGCCTGAAAGGAACCCACCTACACTGAGATGGGTGGGGTGGCACAGCTGGGGGAGTGTTAATACAAACCCACATTGGCACAGTATAATTGTGGTTTCAATTTTGGCTTGAAATTACACCTAGGCCTACACTGGCTCAGACCATGTCTAAGTGCTTTCTTTGTATGCTGCATTATAGTTGTTCTCTGTCGCTCTTAGCAGGCTATCAGAGATGTTAGCTAAGCATTGTTTGGTTGCTCACTGTGTCAGTTATTACACTGTAAATGGTGATTTCGGTGCTCAAAAAGAAGAACTGGATTACTGGAATTCTGATGCTGGTGTGGTTTTCATTTCAGAGGTCCAACCCTGCCTTTGCAATACCTGGGAACTATGTCTTATCTGTTATTGTTATTCTTTTTTGCCCTcattttttaataattttatGCCCTTTTCTACCTACCTTTTGCCCTGTATGGGACTTTTCAAATCTACTTTTCTTTGTACGAGTACGTTGGATCACAGTATAATGACAAAAGATTGCACTGAATCGAACTGAACTGAAAAGAATTGAACCGAACCGAACTGAATTGACAAATTGAAAAGAATTAAGCGACATGCTCTCTGGTATTTATTTTATGAGTCGTCCTCTTTATGTGAAACAATATCATCTATTTTTGATGAGCACCACTTTGCACAtcagacagagaaagaatatGATAAAAGCACATGACAAGAACTGGCATGGCTGGTTTGAGGCTCCCGGTTTTTGTCGGTAAACCGGCTAGGGGATGTAAAATTTGACCAAGATGGTTGAGCTGAGGACTCATGCAGTGAAGATTAAGAGTTGAAAATTAATCAAACTGTGAATCTCAGGAGATTAAATGAGATTAGCAGCCACAGTACCGAATTCAGCATCAAGATTTGTGCTCTTCAACACGACATTTCTCAAGGATAGCCAAAGTTAAGGACAAGTGTGAGAAAGTAAAAGAACAGAggagataaaagtgtgtgtgtgtgtgtgtgtgtgtgtggattaccTGATGAGCCCACCACACCATTAGATAGGAGAAGAAAGCAATCCAACAAATGGAACCAAGGAAAGTGATAGGGAAGAACCTTGTAGATGACTGGAAAAAAGGTAATGAAATAagtgtttccatccatccataaatcaatcaatcaatcaatcatcaagCAATCTCTTGGCAAGGTCCACAGGAACCTAAACAGAACTCAGAGGACCTTCAGGTAATAAAGATGCACTATTTAGTGTGGCAGCAAGACAAGTATGTGTAAATGTGATGCCAGTTGTATTTCATTTTGATGTAATTGTGTTATGAATCATTCATATTCTAACTGTGCATGTTCACCCCCATGCTTTCTTGCTAGGTGCAATGTAGTAGCACATACCAATGTGTGCTTATTTGCATTTGGGTTTACTCCAGCAATGACAGTTTTCACTTACGTGTGCAGGTAAATGTATGCTTGCATGTGTGTCTTCATACCTCTCTCCTAACATCAGGAATTGTAAGCCAGAGGGGCAAGACAAtggggaggatgaagaggtaggtGAGCTGTTTCCTGGTGGTGTCTGGCCAGGCAAGGCTCAGAGGCTGATCTTCATCCTCGTCTTCCTCACTGCCCTGCAGAGGACAAGGACAGGGTGGAAGGTAAGAGACAGCAGCAGGAGTTAGTAGGAGAAAGGTTTGGTGCAAGTTTTAAAAAATGAACGAAGAAATAAAAACATAATGGCATATACGCGTGATCAGTCATGTAACATTCACATAACTTATATTTGTATTCATAAACAACTTCCCAATTGGTAATGAACTGTGTCACTCGGTTACAGCTACGTCACCTTCACTGGTTTCAAGGCATTGTAGAAATGTGTCTGGTGTGGGTGTAAGTTACATATTGCAAAGTCCCTCTCTTAGCCTGTTCTACGGGCCAAATTCATGTAACTCACACAGTAAACAATGATGGCAAAAATTCTGCAGACAGGCATTTGTGAAGATCTTAATTTGACTTGTGAAAGTTAAAGGCGGTACCTCGTTTCCTCCAATGCTGCCATTCATGGGCGGCGTCACCTCAACAGCCACGTTGGTACTGTTGGGAATTCTTCTGCCAGCTAAGAAAAAGAGagtggaaagagaggaagaggagggtgaaaAAAGAGAGGGAAGGGGAGGGTGAATTCCTTTTCTCATGATGAGTTGTGATGGACAAAAATAGTCCTAGGATCCCACAGTAAAGGTTCTGATTTGTATAAATGTAATTTTCATAAACTGAGCAGCACAAAATAGAATGGTATACAGTAGGACATTGCAAACTACATCGACCATAGATCATCAATCCAGCGAATATTtacattaaaacaaaaaacaaatgtagCATGAAACAACCTTCTTGGTCACTTGTCATTTAGCCTTAGTTttaatttccagtgttttctgattAAACAACTTTAGAGATGTTAACTAAATAGTGCAACAGCAATTCACTGCGAAATACTCACCAACACCATTAGCAGTGTCCTCTTTACACTTCTTCTTGGCCATCTTGTGAAGGATTGATGCTTTCTCTTTAAATCGTCCTGAAACACAGTGATCAAAACCTTGAATCAGCTTGTTTGCATGTGtcggtgcatgcatgcgtgtgtgcatgcatgcgtgtgtgtgtgtgtgtgtacttatttttctcatggggaccaaatgtcctcataatGATAGTAAATCAGAAACAAGCAACCTGGTGGGGACATTTTCTCGGTCCCCACCAACACAAgggttatgtctgtagggattaGGTTTACGGCTGGGATTACAGTTGGGGTTGTGGTAAGGTTTGGATCTAGAATTAAAATGATGCATTAAAATAAGGCTCAAGGTAAAGGTTACAGTTAGATTTAAATGTGGGttatttttgtttgtattttttggTTCAGTTTATGGCTGAGGTTAGGTGTGTGGTTGGGATTAGATTTAGGTTTAGGGAAAAGGGTTAAAGGCAAACAACGATGATTTTCAACAGTATCGCTATGTGCATGTTGTAGGGATAATATTCCATTAGCAATCAGAAAAACTGAGCAgtcaggcatctgggtagcgtagtggtctactccgttgcctaccaacatggggattcaaaccggaatccccgtgttacctccggctttgtcggacatccctacagacacaatcagccgtgtctgcgagtgagaagctggatgtgggtgtgtgtcctggtcgctgcactaacaactcctctggtcggttggggggcctgttcagggggagggggatctgggggaaatagcatgatcccacgtgctacatccccctggtgaaactcctcactgtcaggtgaaaagaagtggctggtgactccacatgtgtcgggggaggcatgtggtggtctgcagccctccccggatcggcagagggggtggagcagcgaccgggatggctcagaagagtggggtaattggccaagcacaattgggagaaaaagggggtaacaaaaaacaaaaaacaaaacaaaactgagcagtcttctgtatgTCTCTGAAACACTGCTGAAATTGTCTGCTGGTGATGTCACTGGCAGATAATTAGAGAATGTGAAAATTTACTTCCTGGTGTGTATTGTATCAGAAAATGAGAATAAGAATGCTGCATTATAGTTATATGTAGCATTGATATCTACACTTATGGGTATTGACTGCATAGGCTTATCTGAATATCAGGAAGTAAGTTTTAATATTCATGGACTGTCCACAAGTGAAGTCACCAGCAGACACAATTACAATTTCAGCAGCTTTTCAGAGACACACAAAAgattgctcagtattatggccaCTAACAGAGTCTTATCTTTACAACATTATACCtacatagcgagagagagagagagagagagagagagagagagagagagagagagagagagagagagagagagagagagagagagagagagagagagaaagaataatGAAAATTGAGATTGCTTCACTTAAAGGTTAGTCTTCAAGAAATCAGATTTTTACTCAAACATAAATGTCTGGTCCCCATGAGAATAGataagtaaatgtgtgtgtgtgcgcacgcacacgctCTGTTGTTAATCCATACCCTCTCCACTAAGGGGGTCCAGTGTGTGTATCATCAGCTGGAAGATGCTGTTTCTCATCAGGGAGTTGTGTAGGGATGCACAGCTTCCTTCTCTCTGGAGTCGGGGTTTGGCCTGCACAGAAACAAAGCTTAGCATCTTTGGTTTGGACATCATATGTGGGGGTTGATTTAAAAAGCAACTAAACCCCTGACTATTTTAGTAACTTTGCTTAAATCTACACGTTAAAAATATCGCAGACTGGTCTTGGtattctgtgatgttagcatagcaggatcaACACAGTTgcggctaataacattaataaatgggcaaggctcagcgttttcggtttttatttttcaaagctgtccagcatgccgaatttcgctacaagaggacactgttacataacctcacacgaacaggaacaacttttggatccgtggaaacataaaatccgggtgaaaatcagtttaaaccgatctgcttctTTTaagaaatctgggtatttttcggtgaaaatcggtaaaaaaaacaaaaaacaaaacactgagccttg
This genomic stretch from Lampris incognitus isolate fLamInc1 chromosome 5, fLamInc1.hap2, whole genome shotgun sequence harbors:
- the slc24a2 gene encoding sodium/potassium/calcium exchanger 2-like, whose amino-acid sequence is MRSSHSELNQGDYPTDYFSLEERRQGFVVFHMFGMLYMFISLAIVCDEFFVPALTVITEKLAISDDVAGATFMAAGGSAPELFTSVIGVFVSHSNVGIGTIVGSAVFNILFVIGMCALFSKEVLHLTWWPLFRDVSFYIVGLLMLIYFFLDNQITLGESIALLMCYVTYVTFMKFNSNVEQLIKGSFTNNQVDQLDSAPKANGEDENKLMAKPRLQREGSCASLHNSLMRNSIFQLMIHTLDPLSGEGRFKEKASILHKMAKKKCKEDTANGVAGRRIPNSTNVAVEVTPPMNGSIGGNEGSEEDEDEDQPLSLAWPDTTRKQLTYLFILPIVLPLWLTIPDVRRESSTRFFPITFLGSICWIAFFSYLMVWWAHQVGETFWITEEIMGLTILAAGTSIPDLITSVIVARKGLGDMAVSSSVGSNIFDITVGLPFPWLIFNILNDFQAVKVSSNGLFCAIVLLFLMLLFVIISIAMCKWKMSKFLGLLMFLLYFVFLIVSVMLEDKVIICPVSI